Proteins found in one Pocillopora verrucosa isolate sample1 chromosome 12, ASM3666991v2, whole genome shotgun sequence genomic segment:
- the LOC131779467 gene encoding uncharacterized protein → MKTSFGLIASLSFFGNLLLCLVIFMKRSMLKKPYNILICNLALTDMLTGIFLVVTPDYLIDRKNFPYPTGLGGEIYCRLIGSTYILFIFGKASTSTIMCLAIDRWYSIVKPIRYKTAFSKRRLYLYITLIWASAAITQINELFITTTEDGVCTFVTPFYGERTERILILLHVIITFYIPSIVTWITFGDIWSHMRQPNIRRHLNSHNKATKRLLRMCALAAFFLTLCWLPAETFFILYKFEILKLPFEFYLFTNILAMSNSCLNPWIYCLSNREYRKEFIRLLCCFKVTMEITNLGMYFGWVRKNRSRYSLSVDLEQSSSNGNLPAGPCVIRLRKMQQESSLSAMTSFSNMACSDANSSEFTPHGSVILQVNNTIQKKIQRIRLLRKRKLRMFNKTLSSGVTNETEIDSIFNENGEIFDNRMIAKVSYGIIGVLAFTSNLVFFVAMNRKKKTLKTGYDILITSLAIADMLTGLFIIVTPNYVIGMSLYSVPGGIAGEIFCRMIFSKFFIFTFGKGSVLTITCLAVERWFVLLKPLHYQKTFSHRKLIKYIGCIWFSCACLQSYKLFYVKYFQHSCFFIPLPLAKSQETAVVIIYVSLTFFLPTFITWAAFLHIFVEIKKSNALKENRGKINKRRLLRMCAIMSLMLTVCWFPTEVCYLINQYGFPILNFGTPFREFTVALALANSFVNPWIYVVSNRKYRRAIMTFLALCHQDNSM, encoded by the exons ATGAAAACATCGTTTGGATTAATCGCTAGCCTTTCGTTTTTTGGCAACTTGCTTCTTTGTCTGGTCATTTTTATGAAGCGCTCAATGTTGAAAAAGCCGTACAATATTCTTATTTGCAACCTGGCCCTTACAGATATGCTCACAG GGATCTTCCTTGTTGTTACACCAGACTACCTGATCGACAGGAAAAACTTTCCCTACCCAACTGGACTCGGAGGAGAGATTTACTGCCGTTTGATTGGTTCAACCTACATTCTGTTTATCTTTGGTAAAGCTTCAACTTCCACGATTATGTGCCTGGCTATAGATCGTTGGTACTCCATAGTGAAGCCCATACGCTACAAAACAGCATTCAGCAAGCGACGTTTGTACCTGTACATAACTTTAATCTGGGCCTCTGCCGCTATAACTCAGATCAATGAACTCTTTATCACCACAACGGAAGATGGCGTTTGCACATTCGTTACTCCATTCTACGGAGAAAGGACGGAACGGATCCTAATTCTTCTTCACGTGATCATCACGTTCTACATACCGAGCATAGTCACTTGGATAACCTTTGGAGACATTTGGTCGCATATGCGCCAACCCAACATTCGCCGCCATTTGAATTCTCACAACAAGGCCACCAAGCGGTTACTGCGCATGTGTGCACTAGCAGCCTTCTTTTTAACATTATGTTGGCTTCCGGcagaaacatttttcattctatacaagtttgaaattttgaaacttcCCTTTGAATTCTACTTATTTACCAATATTTTAGCCATGTCTAACTCCTGCTTAAATCCATGGATTTATTGCCTCAGTAACAGAGAATACAGAAAAGAGTTCATCCGACTTCTATGTTGTTTTAAAGTAACCATGGAAATCACCAACCTCGGTATGTACTTTGGTTGGGTTCGAAAAAACAGATCACGATACTCTCTTTCAGTTGATCTTGAGCAATCAAGTTCAAACGGTAATTTACCTGCCGGCCCTTGTGTTATCAGGCTTCGTAAGATGCAGCAAGAGTCCAGTTTGTCAGCCATGACGTCTTTCAGCAACATGGCCTGTTCCGATGCTAATTCGTCAGAATTTACACCGCATGGTTCGGTCATCCTGCAGGTCAACAACACCATA caaaagaaaattcaaagaattCGTTTATTGCGTAAACGAAAACTAAGAATGTTCAACAAGACTTTGAGTTCTGGAGTTACTAACGAAACTGAGATTGACTCCATTTTCAACGAAAATGGCGAAATTTTCGATAATAGAATGATTGCGAAGGTTTCTTATGGAATAATTGGGGTTCTCGCCTTCACCAGTAACTTGGTGTTTTTTGTCGCAATGAATCGGAAAAAGAAGACGCTAAAAACCGGTTATGATATATTGATAACCAGCCTAGCAATCGCTGACATGCTCACGG GTCTATTTATAATAGTCACACCCAACTACGTCATAGGCATGTCTTTGTATTCAGTACCAGGCGGCATAGCTGGTGAGATATTTTGTcgaatgatattttcaaaattcttcattttcacctTCGGAAAAGGATCGGTGCTGACTATCACGTGTCTGGCTGTCGAGAGATGGTTCGTTTTATTAAAACCATTACACTATCAAAAGACCTTTTCTCACCGGAAACTCATCAAATACATTGGTTGTATCTGGTTCAGCTGCGCTTGCCTTCAGAGTTATAAGCTGTTCTACGTAAAATACTTCCAACATTCAtgttttttcattcctttacCTCTCGCCAAGAGTCAGGAGACTGCTGTGGTAATAATTTACGTGTCTCTCACGTTCTTCCTTCCAACTTTCATCACATGGGCTGCCTTTCTTCATATatttgttgaaataaagaagtcTAACGCTCTCAAAGAGAATcgaggaaaaataaacaaacgtCGGTTGCTTAGGATGTGTGCAATTATGTCTCTAATGTTGACAGTATGTTGGTTTCCAACAGAAGTTTGCTATTTGATAAACCAGTACGGATTTCCTATTCTAAACTTCGGCACTCCATTTCGTGAGTTTACAGTAGCGCTTGCTCTGGCAAATTCTTTTGTGAACCCTTGGATTTACGTTGTGTCCAACAGAAAATACAGACGAGCAATAATGACATTCTTAGCTTTATGTCATCAAGATAACAGTATGTAA